From one Triticum aestivum cultivar Chinese Spring chromosome 4B, IWGSC CS RefSeq v2.1, whole genome shotgun sequence genomic stretch:
- the LOC123092878 gene encoding leucine-rich repeat receptor-like serine/threonine-protein kinase BAM1 has product MARSMSATHTFLLAVLLLLLATATSSIASGSPTSAASLEAAALLNLSVALADPSGYLSAHWTPATPLCSWPRLSCDAAGSRVISLDLSALNLTGPIPAAALSSVPHLRSLNLSNNLFNSTFPDGLIASLTDIRVLDLYNNNLTGPLPAALPNLTNLVHLHLGGNFFSGSIPTSYGQWSRIRYLALSGNELTGEIPPELGNLSTLRELYLGYFNSFTGGIPPELGRLRQLVRLDMASCGISGKIPPELANLTTLDTLFLQINALSGRLPSEIGVMGALKSLDLSNNLFAGEIPASFASLKNMTLLNLFRNRLAGEIPEFIGDLPNLEVLQLWENNFTGGVPAQLGVAATRLRIVDVSTNKLTGVLPTELCAGGRLETFIALGNSLFGGIPDGLAGCPSLTRIRLGENYLNGTIPAKLFTLQNLTQVELHNNLLSGEVRLDADEVSPSIGELSLYNNGLSGPVPAGIGGLVGLQKLLLADNKLSGELPPAIGKLQQLSKVDMSGNLISGELPPAIAGCRLLTFLDLSGNRLSGRIPAALASLRILNYLNLSSNALDGEIPPSIAGMQSLTAVDFSYNCLSGEVPATGQFAYFNSTSFAGNPGLCGAFLSPCGGHGVATSTFGSLSSTTKLLLVLGLLALSIIFAVAAVLKARSLKRSAEARAWRITAFQRLDFAVDDVLDCLKDENVIGKGGSGIVYKGAMPGGAVVAVKRLSAIGRSGSAHDDYGFSAEIQTLGRIRHRHIVRLLGFAANRETNLLVYEYMPNGSLGEVLHGKKGGHLQWATRYKIAVEAAKGLCYLHHDCSPPILHRDVKSNNILLDTDFEAHVADFGLAKFLNGNAGGSECMSAIAGSYGYIAPEYAYTLKVDEKSDVYSFGVVLLELVTGRKPVGEFGDGVDIVQWVRMATGSTKEGVMKIADPRLSTVPVQELTHVFYVAMLCVAEQSVERPTMREVVQILADMPGATSMTAGTTRSEATVEGEEEEHQDGPQESPAQQDLLSI; this is encoded by the exons ATGGCACGCTCCATGTCCGCCACTCACACCTTtctcctcgccgtcctcctccttctcctggccACCGCCACCAGCTCCATCGCCTCCGGCTCACCCACCTCTGCTGCCTCCCTGGAAGCCGCCGCCCTCCTCAACCTCTCCGTGGCACTCGCTGACCCCTCGGGCTACCTTTCCGCGCACTGGACGCCGGCCACGCCGCTCTGCTCGTGGCCGCGCCTCTCCTGCGACGCCGCCGGCTCCCGCGTCATCTCCCTCGACCTctccgccctcaacctcaccggccccatccccgccgccgccctctcctccgTCCCGCACCTCCGGTCCCTCAACCTCTCCAATAACCTCTTCAATTCCACCTTCCCGGACGGCCTCATCGCCAGCCTCACCGACATCCGCGTTCTCGACCTGTACAATAACAACCTCACCGGCCCGCTCCCTGCCGCGCTCCCCAATCTCACGAACCTTGTCCACCTCCACCTCGGCGGCAATTTCTTCTCCGGCAGCATTCCCACGTCGTACGGCCAATGGAGCCGCATCCGGTACCTGGCCCTCTCCGGCAATGAGCTCACCGGGGAGATACCGCCCGAGCTCGGCAACCTGTCGACGCTGAGGGAGCTGTACCTCGGGTACTTCAACAGCTTCACCGGCGGGATACCGCCTGAGCTCGGCAGGCTGCGGCAGCTCGTGCGGCTCGACATGGCGAGCTGCGGTATCTCCGGCAAGATCCCGCCGGAGTTGGCGAACCTGACGACGCTGGACACTCTCTTTCTACAGATTAACGCCCTCTCCGGGCGGCTGCCGTCGGAGATAGGCGTGATGGGCGCGCTGAAGTCGCTCGACTTGTCCAACAACCTGTTCGCCGGGGAGATCCCAGCGAGCTTCGCGTCGCTCAAGAACATGACGCTGCTGAACCTCTTTCGGAACCGCCTCGCCGGCGAGATTCCCGAATTTATCGGTGACCTGCCGAACCTCGAGGTGCTGCAGTTGTGGGAGAACAACTTCACCGGCGGAGTGCCGGCGCAGCTTGGTGTTGCGGCAACCAGGCTGAGGATTGTCGACGTGAGCACAAATAAGCTCACCGGCGTTCTGCCGACCGAGCTATGCGCCGGCGGTCGGCTGGAGACGTTCATCGCGCTTGGAAATTCGTTGTTTGGCGGCATTCCGGACGGGCTCGCCGGGTGCCCGTCATTGACGAGGATTCGACTGGGAGAGAATTATCTCAATGGGACGATCCCGGCCAAGCTGTTCACGTTGCAGAACCTGACACAGGTAGAGCTGCATAACAATCTGCTGTCCGGCGAGGTCCGGCTGGACGCCGACGAGGTGTCGCCGTCGATAGGGGAGCTGAGCCTGTATAACAACGGATTATCTGGCCCGGTGCCGGCGGGGATCGGTGGGCTCGTGGGCCTGCAGAAGCTTCTGTTGGCCGAcaacaagttgtccggcgagctcccgccggcCATTGGGAAGTTGCAACAGCTTTCAAAGGTGGACATGTCTGGCAACCTGATATCCGGGGAGCTGCCGCCGGCGATCGCGGGTTGCAGGCTGCTCACCTTCCTCGACCTATCCGGCAACAGGCTCTCCGGCCGCATCCCGGCCGCGCTCGCCAGCCTACGGATCCTCAACTACCTCAACCTATCCAGCAACGCGCTCGACGGGGAGATCCCGCCTTCCATCGCCGGAATGCAGAGCCTAACAGCCGTTGATTTCTCGTACAACTGCCTGTCCGGCGAGGTCCCAGCCACCGGGCAGTTCGCCTACTTCAACTCCACCTCCTTCGCCGGCAACCCTGGTCTCTGCGGGGCCTTCCTGTCTCCGTGTGGCGGTCACGGCGTGGCCACGTCCACCTTCGGGTCCCTCTCGTCGACCACGAAGCTTCTCCTCGTGCTCGGCCTCCTGGCGCTGTCCATCATCTTCGCCGTGGCGGCCGTGCTGAAGGCGCGGTCTCTGAAGCGGTCGGCGGAGGCGCGTGCGTGGCGGATCACGGCGTTCCAGCGCTTGGACTTCGCTGTGGACGACGTGCTCGACTGCCTCAAGGACGAGAACGTGATCGGCAAGGGCGGGTCCGGGATCGTGTACAAGGGCGCGATGCCGGGCGGCGCGGTTGTGGCAGTGAAGCGGCTGTCCGCCATCGGGCGCTCCGGGTCAGCTCACGACGACtatggcttctccgccgagatacAGACGCTGGGGCGGATCCGGCACCGCCACATCGTGCGGCTGCTCGGGTTCGCGGCCAACCGCGAGACGAACCTCCTGGTGTATGAGTACATGCCCAACGGCAGCCTCGGCGAGGTGCTCCACGGCAAGAAGGGTGGCCACCTGCAGTGGGCGACGCGGTACAAGATCGCCGTGGAGGCGGCCAAGGGCCTCTGCTACCTGCACCACGACTGCTCGCCGCCGATACTGCACCGCGACGTCAAGTCCAACAACATCCTCCTCGACACCGACTTCGAGGCGCACGTCGCCGACTTCGGCCTCGCCAAGTTCCTCAACGGCAACGCCGGTGGCTCCGAGTGCATGTCCGCGATCGCCGGTTCCTATGGATACATCGCTCCCG AGTACGCCTACACTCTCAAGGTGGACGAGAAgagcgacgtgtacagcttcggtGTGGTGCTGCTGGAGCTCGTGACCGGACGCAAGCCGGTGGGTGAGTTCGGCGACGGCGTGGACATCGTGCAGTGGGTGCGGATGGCCACCGGATCGACCAAGGAAGGCGTGATGAAGATCGCCGACCCGCGCCTCTCGACGGTGCCCGTCCAGGAGCTGACGCACGTCTTCTACGTCGCCATGCTCTGCGTCGCGGAGCAAAGCGTCGAGCGGCCCACGATGCGGGAGGTGGTGCAGATCCTGGCCGACATGCCAGGGGCGACGTCGATGACCGCCGGCACGACACGGTCGGAGGCCACCgt